A single region of the Procambarus clarkii isolate CNS0578487 chromosome 94, FALCON_Pclarkii_2.0, whole genome shotgun sequence genome encodes:
- the LOC138359947 gene encoding putative protein FAM47C encodes MKPSAFSTLLQCVKPSAPNTLHQWVKPSAPNTLHEWVKPSAPNTLHQWVKPSAPNTLHQWVKPSASNTLLQWVKPSASNTLHQWVKPSATNTLHQWVKPSASNTLLQWVKPSAANTLPQWVKPSASNTLLQWVKPSAPNTLPQWVKPSASNTLLQWVKPSAPNTLLQWVKPSASSTLFQWVKPSASNTLLQWVKPSAPNTLPQWVKPSASNTLL; translated from the coding sequence ATGAAGCCCAGCGCCTTCAGCACACTCCTTCAGTGTGTGAAACCCAGCGCTCCCAACACACTCCATCAGTGGGTGAAGCCCAGCGCCCCCAACACACTCCATGAGTGGGTGAAGCCCAGCGCCCCCAACACACTCCATCAGTGGGTGAAGCCCAGCGCCCCTAACACACTCCATCAGTGGGTGAAGCCCAGCGCCTCCAACACACTCCTTCAGTGGGTGAAGCCCAGCGCCTCCAACACACTCCATCAGTGGGTGAAGCCCAGCGCCACCAACACACTCCATCAGTGGGTGAAGCCCAGCGCCTCCAACACACTCCTTCAGTGGGTGAAGCCTAGCGCCGCCAACACACTCCCTCAGTGGGTGAAGCCCAGCGCCTCCAACACACTCCTTCAGTGGGTGAAGCCCAGCgcccccaacacactccctcagTGGGTGAAGCCCAGCGCCTCCAACACACTCCTTCAGTGGGTGAAGCCCAGCGCCCCCAACACACTCCTTCAGTGGGTGAAGCCCAGCGCTTCCAGCACACTCTTTCAGTGGGTGAAGCCCAGCGCCTCCAACACACTACTTCAGTGGGTGAAGCCCAGCgcccccaacacactccctcagTGGGTGAAGCCCAGCGCCTCCAACACACTCCTTTAG